The Littorina saxatilis isolate snail1 linkage group LG1, US_GU_Lsax_2.0, whole genome shotgun sequence nucleotide sequence tctctctctctcatttgagATCGCACGTACATAAACATTTATTCTCAGTGTATCTTACAGGAATCGGAAACAactttttgatgacgtcagtgATGGTGGCACTTCTGGAGCATTTCCGGGAGCGAAGCCATCTTGCCCTGTCCGTGACCAACGCTTCCGGTATCCTTGGCAAGATCGCCTTCACTTTGATTCAGGTTCTGGAATAAAAATGTagtatttaatcattttttgATAGTTTTGATGGGGgtagacaaaacaaaagaggttatcatgctgtgtgtgtgtgtgtgtgtgtgtgagtgtgtgtgtgtgtgtgtgtgtgtgtgtgtgtgtgtgtgtgtgtgtgtctgtgtctgtgtgtgtgtgtctgtgtgtatgttggagtgtatgtatgtgtctgtgtctgtgtgtgtgcgtgtgtattctTCGCCAGCTTTTAGAATTACTGTCTTTTTTTCAGATATTCTTGTTTCCAGAAATAGGCGTGGATTCTAGTAACAATAAAGGTTTACTCCAGTACCAAGCCGCCACCTACGCCATTTGCATTTGTGGCGCCGTGGCCTTGACCCCGCTCAATTTGCATGTGAAAGACTCTTCGGAACAGACAGTGAGAGGTCGCATGTTGGACATCAGTGGCCTCCAGATGCTGAGGTCTCCAGTACTTTATGTTCTTGCATCCGTGTTTCTTTTTGATGGCTTAGGTTAGTATGACTACACTTTTGGTTCATTCCAAAAGAAACTAGCTTTTATCGATTAAACGATGTTTCGGAAATAActactccgtcgggtttgtatgagttgtgagagagtgaatacccttgctttcgTTGcagcaaactttcccacgtgacatggGCCAGTCAAAAGCGAGGgatgtgtctaaaacacgtgtacaaggagcatgtgtggaaagtttgcctcaatagaAACAAGAGTAGGTACTGTTTCACAACCAAGACAAACCCGACAGtgttatttccggagttcgtctATTGATATCAAATTCTGATACCAACTTTATTAGAATTGATTACAGTGAAACTCATGCAGTCATGTTTATTATATTCTGTGACCGATAAAGTGGAAGTGCCGTGCCTGTGTTGGCTGGTTGTCGCTGAAGTGGCACGGTCAGTTTTAAACACTAGCGCACACATATCTGTACCATTTTAATGTCACgatttaaagaaaatcaattgtGAACTGTAACGACTCTTgaatttcattattttatttgtatggAAGTAATTTCTCATTTACACTTTTGACGTTTTCTGGGCAGTTTGCGGGTATGATTAAATCAATTTCGTTATGATAGTTTCATTGATGGATGGACGGATGGATGGTTGGGAGGGAGGGGAGATAGATGAATGAATTGGTTTTCTTAATTGATTGTTTTGGATTGATTGATGCATAGATTGATCATGTATCATTTGATTTCAGGAGGAGGCATACCCGAACAACACATACAGCAAGCCAGTGGTGTGTTTCTGCTTTCCATGCTGCTGGTCTTCTTCATCGCCCTCGGGTCTTTGGTTGGATCCATCATCAGCTGCTGTCTGTCCCGGAAGGAAATGTCccgggtggtctcccttgttctCATTGCTATTTTTGGAATCCTGATGGGAGTGTTGACCTTGACCGTGGAGGCATTTGAAAAGTTCGAATACGCCATCTCTTATTGCTTGCTGTTTGGGATGTTTGCGGGTTAgtaaaacatttttaaaaaaaaatctgttctttttttttattcttctccttcttttgtGTTCGTAAGCTGGAACTCCTACTTGCACCCgttgtagtttgtgtgtgtgtgtgtgctactgGGGTTTTGCGTGTGTAGGCGTTACTTCCGCACCACTGATATAGGCAGTcatgcatacttttttttctggaGGGGCGGgggttaaggggggggggggggtcgatttTGTATCAACGGTTAACGTTAGTTATTAACACGTAATTATGAAGTTAGTACACTGTAATCACCGCAGACATTTTGTTATTAAAGAGACGGACACTTGTTCTCAGTGTTAGATATTGAGAATAATTATGATTTTGGTTTGTGAAGCTACGGTACAACTGTTTGAAACTGTCAGTGTATTTAATTTCAGGGCTTCGAACCCCGCTGATGATGCGCACCATTCTGCTTGCACTTGGCGAGGACCACCTGGGCTTGACAGTCGGTCTCACCAGCTTTGCCACTGGTTTGGGTTCCATTATTGGTGACGAGAGTGCAGGTAACAGGTTACCACGATTAACTGCTGCTAATTTCTGTTCTCTTTCATAGCTGTGTGCAGTTGGTTATCTGGCTTGTCCTTGGGTTACGGCTTTTGTTTGAGGAGTGCATTAACGGAGACATACACATGGTTAAACGAGCGGCGTTTctacgcatgtgtgtgtgtgagtcagactcagtgtgtgtgtgtgtgtgtgtgtgtgtgtgtgtgtgtgtgtgtgtgtgtgtgtgtgtgtgtgtgtgtacccccgtttccacaggtttggttgcctaaatcaccataaggcaaccatccacacgtggatggcaacctaaactctggatggcaacctaattgtgtggatggtcgcttcatttaacaccgttaaattgacttttttgacggaaagaatgtcataacaatgttcaaaatgacattcttttcgtcctctataggcgacgaaataggtcaaattttgtgcattttttagtgcaaaattcttcgatgccggagcgagtactgcacccagtgctgttgtagtgcaagtgcactagaaaggcactacacccagtgccgcctcttaggtaaccatccacactttaggtatgtgtgtgtgtgtgtgtgtgtgtgtgtgtttctgtaacagtatgtctgtccgtccgtctcttCGTCTGACCATGTGTCGTACGCGCGAGAATATGAGATAGTTCTCTCTGTTTTCAGGAGCAATTGTCAAGGACCACAATCGCGTGGACGCAGCGTTCTACTTGTCTGGGTTATCTCTCCTTGCCTCTGCGGCCGCTTGTCTTCTGCTCCTTAAAATGGAGGCAAAAGTCAACTCACAAGCGCAAGCCACAATGTCGGATACAGATCAAGAAGGGGGCAGTAAACAGGAAGGAGTGAGAAAAGAAGCCAGTGAACGTGAGACAGAACATGTTTCGTAAGATTTGTGCTAGTCGATAAAGAAATAAATACCTCACAGAAGTGGATAAAGGGAGGTAAGAGCCTCAGAAAGTGTATCGTCGGTTTTGTATGCAATTACCTCCCTTAGAGTGAGCAAGGCGTTTCATAATTATTCTGTGGTAAAAGAA carries:
- the LOC138958364 gene encoding monocarboxylate transporter 12-like, which translates into the protein MAFVLGALPGIGNNFLMTSVMVALLEHFRERSHLALSVTNASGILGKIAFTLIQIFLFPEIGVDSSNNKGLLQYQAATYAICICGAVALTPLNLHVKDSSEQTVRGRMLDISGLQMLRSPVLYVLASVFLFDGLGGGIPEQHIQQASGVFLLSMLLVFFIALGSLVGSIISCCLSRKEMSRVVSLVLIAIFGILMGVLTLTVEAFEKFEYAISYCLLFGMFAGLRTPLMMRTILLALGEDHLGLTVGLTSFATGLGSIIGDESAGAIVKDHNRVDAAFYLSGLSLLASAAACLLLLKMEAKVNSQAQATMSDTDQEGGSKQEGVRKEASERETEHVS